From Amphiprion ocellaris isolate individual 3 ecotype Okinawa chromosome 10, ASM2253959v1, whole genome shotgun sequence, one genomic window encodes:
- the LOC111585505 gene encoding nucleolin-like isoform X1, whose translation MHNMVKTDAPRRSKRQSKVAKDGEKDSANTEGQNETKEDHPTESTEVEVQQEEDQDEQDSQMNTVIEVKGNTPTVTVSWEEKKKEEGEGDDTEQMTNANDQMTESEEQSQIISSADAVCPTEEAPSQVAKAEVDEEMEECGVKPESQMETAPQENESTPAVTRKRRKNKTERENNENTKTAAKGKRKADPADETSPSKKTKLISDGFRLFVGNLNTSKPFAELKDSLANYLVTQSLLFDDIQLDQSKKHAFVNLASEMDLTKALALDGETVFDKPLKMAKAKNKSEDKVKVKPPPLDKKAKDARCLFLKNLPYNATKKDIMKIFRKAIAIRFPGGAEGPSHGIAFVEFKNKKIATKVRQRKQGARIRGRVLVVDCVGERNVSEVTKADADSNSKKAAPPPSNTLFVSNLSSNVNEKNLKSVFQNAVSISIPERQSKPKRFAFVEFATVADAEKVLKSPKKIKIGKREARVQFCMKAKAEKPTVLSKTLIVMGLAEKTTAETLRGAFEGSVDARVTVDKETGLSKRFGFVEFESDENCKAVKAAMEDCEIDGIKVTVAYARARSEKGRQDARGGSTGRPSGQSAASAAAKERCGGKEKSLKGGKKSKKGKGRGTATPQDAPKKVKKCKE comes from the exons ATGCACAACATGGTGAAAACAGAC GCTCCAAGACGTAGTAAAAGACAAAGTAAAGTTGCCAAAGATGGAGAGAAGGACAGTGCCAACACAG AAGGGCAGAATGAGACCAAGGAGGACCATCCCACTGAGAGCACAGAAGTGGAGGTACAACAGGAGGAGGACCAAGATGAACAAG ATTCTCAGATGAACACCGTCATAGAGGTAAAAGGAAACACCCCAACAGTAACTGTATCctgggaggagaagaagaaagaggaaggagagggtgATGACACAGAACAGATGACCAATGCAAATGATCAGATGACTGAAAGTG aagAACAGTCCCAGATCATCTCTTCGGCTGATGCTGTCTGTCCCACTGAGGAAGCTCCCAGCCAGGTTGCAAAGGCAGAAGTGGACGAAGAGATGGAGGAATGTGGAGTAAAACCAG AATCTCAAATGGAAACCGCTCCTCAAGAAAACGAAAGTACGCCCGCCGTAACCCgtaagaggaggaagaacaagactgagagagaaaataatgaaaatacaaaGACAGCAG CAAAGGGGAAACGGAAGGCTGACCCTGCTGATGAGACTTCCCcgtcaaagaaaacaaagctcaTCAGTGATG GTTTTCGTCTTTTTGTTGGCAACCTGAACACCTCGAAACCATTTGCAGAACTCAAAGATTCATTAGCAAATTACCTCGTGACACAAAGTCTGCTGTTTGATGACATCCAGTTAGATCAGTCCAA AAAACATGCATTTGTAAATTTGGCCTCAGAGATGGATTTGACCAAAGCCTTGGCGTTAGATGGAGAGACAGTCTTCGATAAGCCGCTGAAAATGGCCAAGGCAAAGAACAAAAGTGAGGACAAAGTGAAAGTGAAACCTCCTCCACTGGATAAAAAAG CCAAAGATGCCAGGTGTTTGTTTCTGAAGAACTTGCCGTACAATGCAACAAAGAAAGACATTATGAAAATCTTCCGTAAGGCCATCGCCATCCGGTTTCCTGGTGGAGCTGAAGGCCCAAGCCATGG TATCGCATTTGTggagtttaaaaataaaaaaatagcaacaaaggTGCGGCAGAGAAAACAAGGAGCTCGAATCCGAGGCCGGGTTTTGGTAGTAGACTGTGTAGGAGAGAGAAATGTGTCAGAAGTCACCAAAGCTGATGCTGACAGCAACAGCAAAAAAG CTGCAcctcctcccagcaacactctgTTTGTGAGCAATTTGTCCTCCAATGTGAATGAAAAAAACCTGAAGAGCGTCTTTCAGAATGCAGTTAGTATCAGCATACCAGAACGCCAAAGCAAACCCAAAAG ATTTGCATTTGTTGAGTTTGCAACTGTAGCAGATGCTGAAAAGGTGCTGAAGTCAcccaaaaagattaaaatcGGCAAAAGAGAAGCCCGAGTGCAGTTCTGTATGAAGGCAAAGGCAGAGAAACCTACAG TCCTATCAAAAACACTGATTGTAATGGGCCTCGCTGAAAAGACGACAGCAGAGACACTCAGAGGCGCCTTTGAAGGATCCGTCGATGCAAGAGTCACTGTAGATAAAGAGACAGGACTTTCAAAGAG GTTTGGCTTTGTGGAATTTGAGAGCGACGAAAATTGCAAAGCTGTCAAAGCAGCCATGGAGGACTGTGAGATCGATGGCATCAAAGTGACCGTAGCTTATGCAAGAGCCAGGAGTGAAAAAGGTCGGCAAGATGCCAGAGGAGGCTCGACGGGGCGTCCCAGTGGACAGTCTGCAGCTTCGGCAGCTGCCAAAGAGAGATGTGGAGGCAAAGAAAAAAGCCTCAAAGGtggaaaaaagagcaaaaaag GTAAAGGACGTGGAACAGCCACACCACAGGATGCTcctaaaaaagtgaaaaagtgtaAAGAGTAA
- the LOC111585505 gene encoding nucleolin-like isoform X3, producing MHNMVKTDAPRRSKRQSKVAKDGEKDSANTGQNETKEDHPTESTEVEVQQEEDQDEQDSQMNTVIEVKGNTPTVTVSWEEKKKEEGEGDDTEQMTNANDQMTESEEQSQIISSADAVCPTEEAPSQVAKAEVDEEMEECGVKPESQMETAPQENESTPAVTRKRRKNKTERENNENTKTAAKGKRKADPADETSPSKKTKLISDGFRLFVGNLNTSKPFAELKDSLANYLVTQSLLFDDIQLDQSKKHAFVNLASEMDLTKALALDGETVFDKPLKMAKAKNKSEDKVKVKPPPLDKKAKDARCLFLKNLPYNATKKDIMKIFRKAIAIRFPGGAEGPSHGIAFVEFKNKKIATKVRQRKQGARIRGRVLVVDCVGERNVSEVTKADADSNSKKAAPPPSNTLFVSNLSSNVNEKNLKSVFQNAVSISIPERQSKPKRFAFVEFATVADAEKVLKSPKKIKIGKREARVQFCMKAKAEKPTVLSKTLIVMGLAEKTTAETLRGAFEGSVDARVTVDKETGLSKRFGFVEFESDENCKAVKAAMEDCEIDGIKVTVAYARARSEKGRQDARGGSTGRPSGQSAASAAAKERCGGKEKSLKGGKKSKKGKGRGTATPQDAPKKVKKCKE from the exons ATGCACAACATGGTGAAAACAGAC GCTCCAAGACGTAGTAAAAGACAAAGTAAAGTTGCCAAAGATGGAGAGAAGGACAGTGCCAACACAG GGCAGAATGAGACCAAGGAGGACCATCCCACTGAGAGCACAGAAGTGGAGGTACAACAGGAGGAGGACCAAGATGAACAAG ATTCTCAGATGAACACCGTCATAGAGGTAAAAGGAAACACCCCAACAGTAACTGTATCctgggaggagaagaagaaagaggaaggagagggtgATGACACAGAACAGATGACCAATGCAAATGATCAGATGACTGAAAGTG aagAACAGTCCCAGATCATCTCTTCGGCTGATGCTGTCTGTCCCACTGAGGAAGCTCCCAGCCAGGTTGCAAAGGCAGAAGTGGACGAAGAGATGGAGGAATGTGGAGTAAAACCAG AATCTCAAATGGAAACCGCTCCTCAAGAAAACGAAAGTACGCCCGCCGTAACCCgtaagaggaggaagaacaagactgagagagaaaataatgaaaatacaaaGACAGCAG CAAAGGGGAAACGGAAGGCTGACCCTGCTGATGAGACTTCCCcgtcaaagaaaacaaagctcaTCAGTGATG GTTTTCGTCTTTTTGTTGGCAACCTGAACACCTCGAAACCATTTGCAGAACTCAAAGATTCATTAGCAAATTACCTCGTGACACAAAGTCTGCTGTTTGATGACATCCAGTTAGATCAGTCCAA AAAACATGCATTTGTAAATTTGGCCTCAGAGATGGATTTGACCAAAGCCTTGGCGTTAGATGGAGAGACAGTCTTCGATAAGCCGCTGAAAATGGCCAAGGCAAAGAACAAAAGTGAGGACAAAGTGAAAGTGAAACCTCCTCCACTGGATAAAAAAG CCAAAGATGCCAGGTGTTTGTTTCTGAAGAACTTGCCGTACAATGCAACAAAGAAAGACATTATGAAAATCTTCCGTAAGGCCATCGCCATCCGGTTTCCTGGTGGAGCTGAAGGCCCAAGCCATGG TATCGCATTTGTggagtttaaaaataaaaaaatagcaacaaaggTGCGGCAGAGAAAACAAGGAGCTCGAATCCGAGGCCGGGTTTTGGTAGTAGACTGTGTAGGAGAGAGAAATGTGTCAGAAGTCACCAAAGCTGATGCTGACAGCAACAGCAAAAAAG CTGCAcctcctcccagcaacactctgTTTGTGAGCAATTTGTCCTCCAATGTGAATGAAAAAAACCTGAAGAGCGTCTTTCAGAATGCAGTTAGTATCAGCATACCAGAACGCCAAAGCAAACCCAAAAG ATTTGCATTTGTTGAGTTTGCAACTGTAGCAGATGCTGAAAAGGTGCTGAAGTCAcccaaaaagattaaaatcGGCAAAAGAGAAGCCCGAGTGCAGTTCTGTATGAAGGCAAAGGCAGAGAAACCTACAG TCCTATCAAAAACACTGATTGTAATGGGCCTCGCTGAAAAGACGACAGCAGAGACACTCAGAGGCGCCTTTGAAGGATCCGTCGATGCAAGAGTCACTGTAGATAAAGAGACAGGACTTTCAAAGAG GTTTGGCTTTGTGGAATTTGAGAGCGACGAAAATTGCAAAGCTGTCAAAGCAGCCATGGAGGACTGTGAGATCGATGGCATCAAAGTGACCGTAGCTTATGCAAGAGCCAGGAGTGAAAAAGGTCGGCAAGATGCCAGAGGAGGCTCGACGGGGCGTCCCAGTGGACAGTCTGCAGCTTCGGCAGCTGCCAAAGAGAGATGTGGAGGCAAAGAAAAAAGCCTCAAAGGtggaaaaaagagcaaaaaag GTAAAGGACGTGGAACAGCCACACCACAGGATGCTcctaaaaaagtgaaaaagtgtaAAGAGTAA
- the LOC111585505 gene encoding nucleolin-like isoform X2 produces MHNMVKTDAPRRSKRQSKVAKDGEKDSANTEGQNETKEDHPTESTEVEVQQEEDQDEQDSQMNTVIEVKGNTPTVTVSWEEKKKEEGEGDDTEQMTNANDQMTESEQSQIISSADAVCPTEEAPSQVAKAEVDEEMEECGVKPESQMETAPQENESTPAVTRKRRKNKTERENNENTKTAAKGKRKADPADETSPSKKTKLISDGFRLFVGNLNTSKPFAELKDSLANYLVTQSLLFDDIQLDQSKKHAFVNLASEMDLTKALALDGETVFDKPLKMAKAKNKSEDKVKVKPPPLDKKAKDARCLFLKNLPYNATKKDIMKIFRKAIAIRFPGGAEGPSHGIAFVEFKNKKIATKVRQRKQGARIRGRVLVVDCVGERNVSEVTKADADSNSKKAAPPPSNTLFVSNLSSNVNEKNLKSVFQNAVSISIPERQSKPKRFAFVEFATVADAEKVLKSPKKIKIGKREARVQFCMKAKAEKPTVLSKTLIVMGLAEKTTAETLRGAFEGSVDARVTVDKETGLSKRFGFVEFESDENCKAVKAAMEDCEIDGIKVTVAYARARSEKGRQDARGGSTGRPSGQSAASAAAKERCGGKEKSLKGGKKSKKGKGRGTATPQDAPKKVKKCKE; encoded by the exons ATGCACAACATGGTGAAAACAGAC GCTCCAAGACGTAGTAAAAGACAAAGTAAAGTTGCCAAAGATGGAGAGAAGGACAGTGCCAACACAG AAGGGCAGAATGAGACCAAGGAGGACCATCCCACTGAGAGCACAGAAGTGGAGGTACAACAGGAGGAGGACCAAGATGAACAAG ATTCTCAGATGAACACCGTCATAGAGGTAAAAGGAAACACCCCAACAGTAACTGTATCctgggaggagaagaagaaagaggaaggagagggtgATGACACAGAACAGATGACCAATGCAAATGATCAGATGACTGAAAGTG AACAGTCCCAGATCATCTCTTCGGCTGATGCTGTCTGTCCCACTGAGGAAGCTCCCAGCCAGGTTGCAAAGGCAGAAGTGGACGAAGAGATGGAGGAATGTGGAGTAAAACCAG AATCTCAAATGGAAACCGCTCCTCAAGAAAACGAAAGTACGCCCGCCGTAACCCgtaagaggaggaagaacaagactgagagagaaaataatgaaaatacaaaGACAGCAG CAAAGGGGAAACGGAAGGCTGACCCTGCTGATGAGACTTCCCcgtcaaagaaaacaaagctcaTCAGTGATG GTTTTCGTCTTTTTGTTGGCAACCTGAACACCTCGAAACCATTTGCAGAACTCAAAGATTCATTAGCAAATTACCTCGTGACACAAAGTCTGCTGTTTGATGACATCCAGTTAGATCAGTCCAA AAAACATGCATTTGTAAATTTGGCCTCAGAGATGGATTTGACCAAAGCCTTGGCGTTAGATGGAGAGACAGTCTTCGATAAGCCGCTGAAAATGGCCAAGGCAAAGAACAAAAGTGAGGACAAAGTGAAAGTGAAACCTCCTCCACTGGATAAAAAAG CCAAAGATGCCAGGTGTTTGTTTCTGAAGAACTTGCCGTACAATGCAACAAAGAAAGACATTATGAAAATCTTCCGTAAGGCCATCGCCATCCGGTTTCCTGGTGGAGCTGAAGGCCCAAGCCATGG TATCGCATTTGTggagtttaaaaataaaaaaatagcaacaaaggTGCGGCAGAGAAAACAAGGAGCTCGAATCCGAGGCCGGGTTTTGGTAGTAGACTGTGTAGGAGAGAGAAATGTGTCAGAAGTCACCAAAGCTGATGCTGACAGCAACAGCAAAAAAG CTGCAcctcctcccagcaacactctgTTTGTGAGCAATTTGTCCTCCAATGTGAATGAAAAAAACCTGAAGAGCGTCTTTCAGAATGCAGTTAGTATCAGCATACCAGAACGCCAAAGCAAACCCAAAAG ATTTGCATTTGTTGAGTTTGCAACTGTAGCAGATGCTGAAAAGGTGCTGAAGTCAcccaaaaagattaaaatcGGCAAAAGAGAAGCCCGAGTGCAGTTCTGTATGAAGGCAAAGGCAGAGAAACCTACAG TCCTATCAAAAACACTGATTGTAATGGGCCTCGCTGAAAAGACGACAGCAGAGACACTCAGAGGCGCCTTTGAAGGATCCGTCGATGCAAGAGTCACTGTAGATAAAGAGACAGGACTTTCAAAGAG GTTTGGCTTTGTGGAATTTGAGAGCGACGAAAATTGCAAAGCTGTCAAAGCAGCCATGGAGGACTGTGAGATCGATGGCATCAAAGTGACCGTAGCTTATGCAAGAGCCAGGAGTGAAAAAGGTCGGCAAGATGCCAGAGGAGGCTCGACGGGGCGTCCCAGTGGACAGTCTGCAGCTTCGGCAGCTGCCAAAGAGAGATGTGGAGGCAAAGAAAAAAGCCTCAAAGGtggaaaaaagagcaaaaaag GTAAAGGACGTGGAACAGCCACACCACAGGATGCTcctaaaaaagtgaaaaagtgtaAAGAGTAA
- the LOC111585505 gene encoding nucleolin-like isoform X4 translates to MERRTVPTQASHFFQTTEGQNETKEDHPTESTEVEVQQEEDQDEQDSQMNTVIEVKGNTPTVTVSWEEKKKEEGEGDDTEQMTNANDQMTESEEQSQIISSADAVCPTEEAPSQVAKAEVDEEMEECGVKPESQMETAPQENESTPAVTRKRRKNKTERENNENTKTAAKGKRKADPADETSPSKKTKLISDGFRLFVGNLNTSKPFAELKDSLANYLVTQSLLFDDIQLDQSKKHAFVNLASEMDLTKALALDGETVFDKPLKMAKAKNKSEDKVKVKPPPLDKKAKDARCLFLKNLPYNATKKDIMKIFRKAIAIRFPGGAEGPSHGIAFVEFKNKKIATKVRQRKQGARIRGRVLVVDCVGERNVSEVTKADADSNSKKAAPPPSNTLFVSNLSSNVNEKNLKSVFQNAVSISIPERQSKPKRFAFVEFATVADAEKVLKSPKKIKIGKREARVQFCMKAKAEKPTVLSKTLIVMGLAEKTTAETLRGAFEGSVDARVTVDKETGLSKRFGFVEFESDENCKAVKAAMEDCEIDGIKVTVAYARARSEKGRQDARGGSTGRPSGQSAASAAAKERCGGKEKSLKGGKKSKKGKGRGTATPQDAPKKVKKCKE, encoded by the exons ATGGAGAGAAGGACAGTGCCAACACAGGCAAGTCATTTCTTCCAAACAACAG AAGGGCAGAATGAGACCAAGGAGGACCATCCCACTGAGAGCACAGAAGTGGAGGTACAACAGGAGGAGGACCAAGATGAACAAG ATTCTCAGATGAACACCGTCATAGAGGTAAAAGGAAACACCCCAACAGTAACTGTATCctgggaggagaagaagaaagaggaaggagagggtgATGACACAGAACAGATGACCAATGCAAATGATCAGATGACTGAAAGTG aagAACAGTCCCAGATCATCTCTTCGGCTGATGCTGTCTGTCCCACTGAGGAAGCTCCCAGCCAGGTTGCAAAGGCAGAAGTGGACGAAGAGATGGAGGAATGTGGAGTAAAACCAG AATCTCAAATGGAAACCGCTCCTCAAGAAAACGAAAGTACGCCCGCCGTAACCCgtaagaggaggaagaacaagactgagagagaaaataatgaaaatacaaaGACAGCAG CAAAGGGGAAACGGAAGGCTGACCCTGCTGATGAGACTTCCCcgtcaaagaaaacaaagctcaTCAGTGATG GTTTTCGTCTTTTTGTTGGCAACCTGAACACCTCGAAACCATTTGCAGAACTCAAAGATTCATTAGCAAATTACCTCGTGACACAAAGTCTGCTGTTTGATGACATCCAGTTAGATCAGTCCAA AAAACATGCATTTGTAAATTTGGCCTCAGAGATGGATTTGACCAAAGCCTTGGCGTTAGATGGAGAGACAGTCTTCGATAAGCCGCTGAAAATGGCCAAGGCAAAGAACAAAAGTGAGGACAAAGTGAAAGTGAAACCTCCTCCACTGGATAAAAAAG CCAAAGATGCCAGGTGTTTGTTTCTGAAGAACTTGCCGTACAATGCAACAAAGAAAGACATTATGAAAATCTTCCGTAAGGCCATCGCCATCCGGTTTCCTGGTGGAGCTGAAGGCCCAAGCCATGG TATCGCATTTGTggagtttaaaaataaaaaaatagcaacaaaggTGCGGCAGAGAAAACAAGGAGCTCGAATCCGAGGCCGGGTTTTGGTAGTAGACTGTGTAGGAGAGAGAAATGTGTCAGAAGTCACCAAAGCTGATGCTGACAGCAACAGCAAAAAAG CTGCAcctcctcccagcaacactctgTTTGTGAGCAATTTGTCCTCCAATGTGAATGAAAAAAACCTGAAGAGCGTCTTTCAGAATGCAGTTAGTATCAGCATACCAGAACGCCAAAGCAAACCCAAAAG ATTTGCATTTGTTGAGTTTGCAACTGTAGCAGATGCTGAAAAGGTGCTGAAGTCAcccaaaaagattaaaatcGGCAAAAGAGAAGCCCGAGTGCAGTTCTGTATGAAGGCAAAGGCAGAGAAACCTACAG TCCTATCAAAAACACTGATTGTAATGGGCCTCGCTGAAAAGACGACAGCAGAGACACTCAGAGGCGCCTTTGAAGGATCCGTCGATGCAAGAGTCACTGTAGATAAAGAGACAGGACTTTCAAAGAG GTTTGGCTTTGTGGAATTTGAGAGCGACGAAAATTGCAAAGCTGTCAAAGCAGCCATGGAGGACTGTGAGATCGATGGCATCAAAGTGACCGTAGCTTATGCAAGAGCCAGGAGTGAAAAAGGTCGGCAAGATGCCAGAGGAGGCTCGACGGGGCGTCCCAGTGGACAGTCTGCAGCTTCGGCAGCTGCCAAAGAGAGATGTGGAGGCAAAGAAAAAAGCCTCAAAGGtggaaaaaagagcaaaaaag GTAAAGGACGTGGAACAGCCACACCACAGGATGCTcctaaaaaagtgaaaaagtgtaAAGAGTAA